Sequence from the Cololabis saira isolate AMF1-May2022 chromosome 9, fColSai1.1, whole genome shotgun sequence genome:
CACTGAATTAATTCTGTTCTTAGCCTGTATCCCCATTGATTTGCtactttttttgtattattgtgtatttttatatataaatatacttaaaaTTTCTGTCATTCACTTTttattgaaatattttccaGACCACATTTGTTTGTGATGTGGCATGGAGGGCATGTATCATTCCTGTGTTTTACCCCAAATTTCCAATAGCatatctttttgttttggttgatCATCATAACCACTGCCCTACATGATGTGTAGCCTATATCTAACCTTGTTTTTTCCCTAGAAATCTGTTGTATTCAAAGTACACAAAACAACAGATTTCACTGAAACCCCCAAATCTACATCTCTCTTAAGGTTTTGATGATTCTACAGGTAAAAGATTTGTAGCGCATTCAttcatttcctttttcaacGCATGACCTCTTGTAGCTTTTTGGTGCTTACTCAAGCAAtttaaagtcagttggactcAATTGGCTTTCCAAATGTTACAGAAACTGGTTGGAGAGTGAATGTGTCTGCGCACTGGGACATCCTGTGTTGATGTGTGTATTGTATTTGTTCATTCTTCATAAAATACAGTATGTTGAGCAAGGCTTACTACCTTTTTTTTAAGACCTTACTTGGCTTTTGAAAGTTTAATTTGACCCCCATGTCTCCCTCCCAAATGAAGTTAGAGATTGTCTTTGAGTGAAGTTTGGATTTGGGGAACTGAACCATGTTTTagggtccagtattacattgtttttaatctttGACCTACAACATATGAATGTGAAGAAAATACATTACAAAATCTGATGTGGACCAGACATGCATATTCATAACAGTAGTACAGTATGTGTGTATTTAACAGTAATCTTTTTGCAAAGCAGTCAGTACAGTAGATGTCGCAGTTGTTTTATCAGTAGGGGGCAGTATTGATAGAGcagttttggtttgtttttttgttgttttgtattttattttatttttctctgacCATAAGCTTCTCAGGCGTGTGGCATATTATGCAGACTTCATAAAACACTAATAAAGATTTTTATTCTCAtgattctgtctcttgtttctTGAAACTGGAGAAATAAGGGGTATTTGAACATGATTGAAATGGTATCCAACCTAAAATCTGACTGCACAAGTGAACAcggtgctttaaaaaaaaaaaaaaaaaaaaaatatatatatatatttatatatatatatatatatatatatattacatctGTATTTAAATTGTCAGATCTATTTCCTGATGTTAGACGGATAACGCAGCCGGTGACGGTGGCACCCCATCACTTATGAAGTTGCAGTTAAAGAATTATGTGCACAAGTTACTTTGCAGCTCAGattttgcaatatttttttaaaagttcATTGAATAAGATATATTTTTATACAAACCCAAttccaaaaaagttgggacactgtacaaattgtgaataaaaatagaatgcaATTATGTGGAAGTTTCAAATTTCAATATTGTATTCAGAATACAACATAGATGACATATCAAATGTTCAAACTgaggaaatgtataattttaaggttaaaatatgttgtttttcaatttcatggcatcaacacatctcaaaaaagttgggacaggTAGCAATAAGAGGCCGGGAAAGTTAAATGTACATATAGGGAACAGCTGGAGGACCAATTTGCAACTCATTAGGTCAATTGGCAacatgattgggtataaaaaATGCCTCTCAGAGTGGCAGTGTCTCTCAGAAGTCAAGATGGGCAGAGGATCACCAATTCCCCAAATGCTACGgcaaaaaatagtggagcaataTCAGAAAGGAGTTTCTCAAAGAAAAATTGCAAAGAGTTTGAAGTTACCATCATCTACAGTGCATAATATTATCCAAAGATTCAGAGAATCTGGAACAATCTCTGTGCGTAAGGGTCAAGGCCGCAAAACAATATTGGATGCCCGTGATCTTCGGGCCCTTAAACGGCACTGCATCACATACAGGTATGCTACTGTAGTGGAAATCACAAAATGGGCGCAGGAATACTTCCAGAAAGCATTGTCGGTGAACACAATCCACCGTGCCATTCACCGTTGCCGACTAAAGCTCTATAGGTCAAAAAAGAAGCCATTTCTAAACAAGATCCAGAAGCGCAGGCGTGTTCTGTGGGCCAAGGctaatttaaaatggactgtggCAAAGTGGAAAACTGTTCTGTGGTCAGACGAATCAAGATTTGAAGTTCTTTTTGGAAAACTGGGACGCCATGTCATCCGGACTAAAGAGGACAAGAACAACCCAAGTTGTTATCAGTGCTCAGTTCAGAAGCATCTCTGATGGTATGGGGTTGCATGAGTGCGTGTGGCATGGGCAGCTTACACATCTGGAAAGACACCATCAATGCTGAAAGGTATATCCAAGTTCTAGAACAACATATGCTCTATGGGACAACATTCCTGTTTCTAAACTTGAGCAACTTGTCTCCTCAGTCCCCAGGCGTTTGCAGACTGTTATAAAAAGAAGAGGGGATGCCACACAGTGGTGAACATGGGcttgtcccaacttttttgagatgtgtGGATGCcatgaaattaaaaaacaacatatttttcccttaaaattatacatttcctcAGTTTGAACATTTGATATGTTATCTATGTTGTATTCTgaataaaatattgaaatttGAAACTTCCACATAATtgcattctatttttattcacaatttgtacagtgtcccaacttttttggaaTTGGGTTTGTAAATAAAAACGTATCCAGGATTCTGAGTTGGTTATccagtcgtgtgtgtgtgtgtgtgtgtgtgtgtgtgtgtgtgtgtgtgtgtgtgtgtgtgtgtgtgtgtgtgtgtgtgtgtgtgtgtgtgagagagtgtgtgtgagagtgtgtgagaAGCAGTAGACACAACACGCATGCAgtgaaggaaggatgaaaaaagtaaaaaatatataattacaaaatttaaacaatataTACAGTGGAATAAAAATTGTGCAGTACGAGGAAAAAAGGATGTGTATGAGGTTATATTAAATATTTTCTAAATGTAGCTTGTAAATCTAGGAATTAAGTACTCCCAcaataaaaactaaatgtttAGTTTCCTCATATGTGTGGATTCATATTCACAAGCGCGAACTTGAACGTGTCCCTGCTCGTCCACCGTAGTGACGTCATACGTAAACAGAGTCACGTCAGCTGAACTCGCTGCTGTTCAGACCAAACATGGCTTTTACTCTGTATTCTCTCATCCAGGCTGCGATCCTGTGCATTAACGCCGTGGCTGTATTACACGAAGAAAGATTCCTCAGTAAAAGTAAGCGGAGATATTTACAGCTTAATGTACCCTGTATTGTTTTTGTCGTTTGAATGGAGGAGTGGGTTAGCTGTTAGCCGACACTGAACCATTTCAGAGTCAGAAAAAAGTGAATattaaacaaatatatacaaatgAATTGTGCTAAAGGGATGTTGGCAAGTTTTGAATATGCGGATTAATACTAAAGTTACGCGTGCTATATTTTAAAGATTGTCAATTGATTGTttgcatatgtatgtatgtatgtatgtatgtatgtatgtatgtatgtatgtatgtatgtatgtatgtatgtatgtatgtatgtatgtatgtatgtatgtatgtgtatatatgtatgtatgtatgtatgtatgtatgtatgtgtgtgtgtgtgtgtgtgtgtgtgtgtgtgtgtatatatatatatatatatgtgtgtgtgtatatatatatatatatatatatatatatatatatatatatatatatatgtgtatatatatatgtatatatatatatatatatatatatatatatatatatgtgtgtgtgtatatatatatatatgtgtgtatgtgtgtgtgtgtgtgtgtgtatgtgtgtatagtATCTTTCCCACCATGTGACCCAATGATACATTTGGCATGTTTCtattttcaaagtaaaagaGATGTCTTTTGTCTCTTGGTCTTACAATTTGGTTTACATTTGGAGTCAATGAGCCACACGGAGTGGAAGGTTtcgggaaaaaataaatacatgaacatTCATGAAAAACAATACACCTTTTATATTGAATGTCACCAATAAAGTAGGATGCTTTTGAATAAATATTTTGATTAATATCAAGCACATCAGGGAAACCGCTAGGGTTAGAAGTATTGAAAATAAAGTGGAGAGACTAGATGGGGATGGTTTCGGACACATAAAGAGAATTGAATATTTTGGTGGAAAGGATGCTAAAGATGGAGCTGCCAGGCAAGAGAAGAGAGGTAAACCAAGAGGAGATGCAGTTGGCAGAAGACAGAAGAGTCACTGGGTTCATTGGCTTAGAAGctattaaaaaaatactgcaaaaGATGTCAATCCTGAGTTAATCTCTCCTAAACATCCACCCTAAAACTTACTTCACTGTGGTCACTAAACGGGCCCTACATGTAGAGCAGGCGTGTCCAAAGTCGACACGCCTGGGcctgtgtcctgcaggtttgagatgtttccctgcttaacCACGAGTCTGACAGACatggctgtgtcattaacagagttgtgtagaccttgatgacaaacgGAGGATGACCATTATTTAGAATCAGGTGTTTGgaggaagggaaacatctaatacatgcaggacagcagccctcgaggaccgactttggaaaCCCCTGATGTGGAGGAATATTGATTTTGATATGAAGAGGAGGATGTAACAGAAATAAgaaagaatcgattcgattccgattcttaagattcagaatcgattatcaagatttgattcgatccgattcgattccgatattgatttgggatagtgttattaaaacttttttatGACTGTaggactgtagttatgcaaaatattactactagtattatattgagattaaacagcaagtattggcagctaatgatgctgtaaggaccaatcagctcccagaatgctgatagaactgctttcagaaacatcatgtgggtcagaattatcaaacagatccagggaggaaacagagacggatgaaattggttttattttttcccacattccgtttttatttgttccattttcggtctattttggtttttaatttttgagcatttggtttttagcattttttgcaaatgtaaccccaagacagtatataaagtaatgaaatatagacaatttatgtaattataacctcacactttaatgttttcatacctttaaacacatttaaaggcaaaaacatggcaccagttattctcgtgtccaacaaaacattccttttttggggataaacaaaaaaataaccaaaagttgtaatgtaatgatgaaaaaaaaaatacataaataaataaaagaaaaaaaaatcgatctttagacatatgaatcgatttttaggaataaatatgagaatcgatttagaattgggagatcgatttttttcaacacaggcttaAACAGAAATATAACCTAGTTTccctcttttttgtttgtttgtctcaacTGTGTTTAGTTGGCTGGGGAGTAGACCAAGGTGTTGGAGGATTTGGGGATGAACCAGGCATCAAAGTGCAGCTGATGAACCTCATCCGCTCTGTGAGAACAGTGATGAGAGGTGAGTGTCCCTTTgtgcacacacactcgcacacatacagtatgtcaGTGTTGCAAGACTCTGATCATGTCAACTGTGTTGCCTCACAGTGCCACTGATAGGAGTGAATACAGTCTGCATTgtcctgctgcttctgtttggcTGAAGACGGAGACGTGAGCTGCCAGGAGAAGATGCCCATCGCCTCAGGAACCACTATGAAAAAACGTTCACTTTCACCAAATCCCTCTTTCGTCCTGAATATGAATGTTGCCTGGCTGTACATATTACTAAACTTAGCATAGCCCTGCTTTTGATAACAACCTAGAAATATGTGGAGTGACTTAagttccactttattttgaaaataataaGATTCTCAATAAATGTAATTGTCTtaacacatttttacattttattaaagCACTTTTGATCATTGTCAAAGTTTGGACTGGTTACTGTTTGATTTTGGGTTGCAAAACATGCAGATAAATCATTAAGTATGTAGTGTTGTCAAAATGTTGGAGCGCGAGAAAATGAAGAGAACACGCCCACTGCATTCACTAAACACGGCATGACGATTACAAATGAGCAAGTGATAAGGGCTTGCCATTGGCTAAGCTGAGTGTCAATCAACCATATTAAAAATGAgtttattactttatatactctCCTGGCATGGTACGaaaaaatcccccccccccccttcagagCTGTCATGGGAATTAAATCAAACAATAGACACCAAAATGgtgttttgaaccaggctgtaaatatatgtatttctgctggacattttaacatgggatcAGTGGAGAGCCAGTGGTCCTcaattttttttcagtgatgtaccccctgtgaaatattttttccgccacgtaccccctaaccagtgcaaagttggtccaagtgattgacaggtgaagccaggtgattgacaggttaggtggaaccatcctggtgtgggggatactctgcggttttaggatattaagttgaatagcctactgctgaaaataaaattaattttatgaatttagacttatattttcctctatttatgaaatatttagttttaaaggatttttgcatggataaatatatgtatattttaaaatctcatgtACCCCCTGGATTGCCTTCAAGTACCCCCAGCGGTACGCGTAcacccatttgagaaccactgctctagaaGAGCAGTTGAGTCACCTGCAACAAACCTTAGTTTTGCATGAACCTCAAcctggaagttagatggttggtgctTTCCAAAGACTGTATAAAACACTGGACAAAGCattaggtcatgtgacccattggtttctgaagacggGTTAtgaagcctgtttttctttGTGGCTGCTGACAGACATCTTCAACAGATACCACCTAAcacaggggtaggcaaccctagTTCTAGAGAgacgcagtcctgcatgttttagatggttctctgcttcatcacaccctgatacaaaggaccgtgtcattaacagaaGCCGATgatgaccgttaattagaatcaggtgtggtgATGCAAGGCAACACCTAAACATGTGGCTCtgtaggaccagggttgccgacccctgacctaacATGTTGAACCgacactgaaataaaatacgAATGTTGCATTTAGTGGACGGTGTGTTAATACAAATGGGTGGTTGCTTGGTCAAGGGCGGTAACATAATTACGggtgaggaagtgataacggctagccattggctgagccaactgcctatcaatcatattagaatgTCATTGActgctacaaatcaagccagaaatcttggtgtaattact
This genomic interval carries:
- the LOC133450935 gene encoding immediate early response 3-interacting protein 1-like, giving the protein MAFTLYSLIQAAILCINAVAVLHEERFLSKIGWGVDQGVGGFGDEPGIKVQLMNLIRSVRTVMRVPLIGVNTVCIVLLLLFG